GCATCCAGGAGGCCGGCGGCGACGTCGAGGTCTACGACTACCCGGGCTCGCACCACGCGTTCTTCAACGACCAGCGGCCTGAGGTCCACGACGCCCGCCACAGCGAGAAGGCCTGGCGACGCACCATCGACCTTCTCAAGTCGCGGCTCTGAACGTGCCCGCGCCGCGGTGACGGCACCGGTCGCGGGGGGTCCCGGCGACGTCCAGGCGTACGCCCTGAGGTCGCCCGACCTGCGCCACCTCGAGACAGCTGTGACCGGGTGCCGCGCCTGTCCGCGGCTGGTGGCCTGGCGCGAGCAGGTCGCCCGCGAGAAGCGCCGGGCCTACGCCGACGAGACCTACTGGGGCCGTCCGATCCCCGGGTGGGGGGCAGACCGGCCGACCGTCCTGGTGGTCGGCCTGGCGCCGGCTGCGCACGGCGGCAACCGGACCGGTCGCATCTTCACCGGCGACCGCAGCGGCGACTGGCTCTTCGCCTCGCTGCACCGGGTGGGACTGGCCGTCCTGCCGACGAGCACGCACGCCGGCGACGGCCAGGCCCTCGTCGGCACCCGGATGGTCGCAGCGGTGCGGTGCGCGCCGCCGGACAACAAGCCGACGCCCGTCGAGCGCGACACCTGCGCGCCGTGGCTGGACCGGGAGCTCGAGCTGGTCCTCCCCGGGCTGCGGGTGGCCGTCGCCCTGGGCGCCTTCGCGTGGCAGGCGCTGCTGACGGCGCTGGCCCGCCAGGGGCTGCCGGTGCCTCGCCCGCGGCCCCGGTTCGGCCATGCCGCCGAGGTCGCGGTCGGCCCGCTGACGGTGCTCGGGTCCTTCCACCCGAGCCAGCAGAACACCTTCACCGGCCGCCTCACCGCGCCCATGCTGGACCAGGTGCTGGGGCGGGCTGCACATCTAGGAAGCGGCGGTTCTACGCTCTGAGCCATGGTCAACACGGCGGCCTCCAAGGAGCGCACCCGCATCCTCGTCGTAGGAGGCGGATACGTCGGCATGTACACCGCTTTGCGTCTCCAGAAGCGGCTGAAGAAGGAGCTGCAGGACAAGACCGTCGAGGTCATCGTCGTCGACCCACGGTCGTACATGACCTACCAGCCGTTCCTCCCCGAGGCCGCCGCAGGGAGCGTCGAGCCCC
This region of Actinomycetes bacterium genomic DNA includes:
- a CDS encoding uracil-DNA glycosylase, whose product is MRSPDLRHLETAVTGCRACPRLVAWREQVAREKRRAYADETYWGRPIPGWGADRPTVLVVGLAPAAHGGNRTGRIFTGDRSGDWLFASLHRVGLAVLPTSTHAGDGQALVGTRMVAAVRCAPPDNKPTPVERDTCAPWLDRELELVLPGLRVAVALGAFAWQALLTALARQGLPVPRPRPRFGHAAEVAVGPLTVLGSFHPSQQNTFTGRLTAPMLDQVLGRAAHLGSGGSTL